In a genomic window of Nothobranchius furzeri strain GRZ-AD chromosome 14, NfurGRZ-RIMD1, whole genome shotgun sequence:
- the LOC107374199 gene encoding uncharacterized protein isoform X2: MLANKNSHFILSGKMRVLSDQQLWNQERTSSLDQEQPEPLQEGPEPPQIQVEQEELEPLQILGQEELCISQDEERFVKKEETVPFLNEPKPNSHQLLSSVFSEAEIRAAAPAVSTGDGTSKASCLGKR; this comes from the exons ATGCTTGCCAATAAG AACTCCCACTTCATTTTGTCAGGAAAGATGAGAGTTCTGAGTGACCagcagctctggaaccaggagaggacctccagtttggaccagGAACAACCAGAACCTTTACAAGAGGGACCAGAACCTCCACAAATCCAAGTGGAGCAGGAAGAGCTAGAACCTTTGCAGATTCTAGGACAAGAGGagctctgcatcagtcaggaTGAAGAGCGTTTTGTAAAGAAGGAGGAGACGGTGCCCTTTCTTAATGAGCCAAAACCAAACAGCCACCAACTCCTTTCTTCGGTGTTTTCTGAGGCTGAgatcagagctgctgctcctgcagtgTCAACAGGCGATGG AACTTCCAAAGCATCATGTCTGGGGAAAAggtag